The Arachis duranensis cultivar V14167 chromosome 2, aradu.V14167.gnm2.J7QH, whole genome shotgun sequence genome has a window encoding:
- the LOC107476211 gene encoding GDSL esterase/lipase At5g03610 isoform X1: MELPKQLFFFFLTLIFLSGHIGLQAEARVRHYGPTKLFVFGDSYVDAGNTRKDQPGSWKQPYGITFPGKPAGRFSDGRVFSDYIAKYLGLKSPVPYNLRKMMPNNLKYGMNFAYGGTGVFNTTSKNPNMTIQIDFFEKLIKENVYTASDLSNSIAYVSVAGNDYNYYLTINGSIQGFPSYIASVINQTTKDLIRIKNLGVKKVAIGGLQPLGCLPLITSTSSFQKCNETFNNLVAIHNNLLNQSITKLKQSYKGGFLIIDLFDSFTSVLNHPKTYNLHNELIPCCLGTSQGFTCGDVDNNNVKKYKVCENPKTAFFWDLFHPTQAGWHAVYNKLQNMNALSQLRN, encoded by the exons ATGGAGTTACCCAAGcaactctttttcttcttcctcacaCTTATATTTCTCTCAG GACATATAGGGTTGCAAGCTGAGGCAAGGGTGCGACATTATGGTCCAACAAAGTTGTTTGTTTTCGGAGATTCATATGTTGATGCTGGGAACACAAGAAAAGATCAACCGGGTTCATGGAAACAGCCTTATGGCATCACCTTTCCCGGTAAACCCGCCGGAAGATTCTCCGACGGCAGAGTTTTCTCCGATTACATTG CCAAGTATTTGGGGTTGAAATCACCAGTGCCATACAACTTGAGAAAAATGATGCCAAATAATTTGAAATATGGAATGAATTTTGCTTATGGTGGCACAGGTGTCTTCAACACAACATCTAAAAATCCAAATATGACAATCCAAATTGATTTCTTTGAAAAACTTATCAAAGAAAATGTGTATACTGCCTCTGATCTCAGCAACTCCATTGCATATGTCTCTGTTGCTGGAAATGACTACAATTATTACCTTACCATAAATGGCTCTATCcag ggttttccaTCATACATTGCCTCAGTGATTAATCAAACTACCAAAGACCTAATCCGAATCAAGAACTTGGGAGTGAAAAAAGTTGCAATTGGTGGCCTACAACCACTTGGATGCCTCCCTCTAATCACATCAACATCTTCATTCCAAAAATGCAATGAAACCTTCAACAACCTTGTTGCTATCCACAACAACCTCTTGAACCAATCCATAACCAAATTGAAACAAAGTTACAAGGGTGGTTTCTTAATCATTGACCTCTTTGACTCTTTTACCTCAGTCCTTAACCACCCTAAAACCTACAACCTTCACAATGAGTTAATCCCATGTTGTTTAGGAACAAGCCAAGGTTTTACTTGTGGAGATGTTGATAACAACAATGTGAAGAAGTATAAGGTTtgtgaaaaccctaaaacagcTTTCTTTTGGGACCTTTTTCACCCTACACAAGCTGGTTGGCATGCGGTTTATAACAAGTTACAAAACATGAATGCTCTTTCTCAACTTCGGAACTAG
- the LOC107476211 gene encoding GDSL esterase/lipase At5g03610 isoform X2 → MELPKQLFFFFLTLIFLSGLQAEARVRHYGPTKLFVFGDSYVDAGNTRKDQPGSWKQPYGITFPGKPAGRFSDGRVFSDYIAKYLGLKSPVPYNLRKMMPNNLKYGMNFAYGGTGVFNTTSKNPNMTIQIDFFEKLIKENVYTASDLSNSIAYVSVAGNDYNYYLTINGSIQGFPSYIASVINQTTKDLIRIKNLGVKKVAIGGLQPLGCLPLITSTSSFQKCNETFNNLVAIHNNLLNQSITKLKQSYKGGFLIIDLFDSFTSVLNHPKTYNLHNELIPCCLGTSQGFTCGDVDNNNVKKYKVCENPKTAFFWDLFHPTQAGWHAVYNKLQNMNALSQLRN, encoded by the exons ATGGAGTTACCCAAGcaactctttttcttcttcctcacaCTTATATTTCTCTCAG GGTTGCAAGCTGAGGCAAGGGTGCGACATTATGGTCCAACAAAGTTGTTTGTTTTCGGAGATTCATATGTTGATGCTGGGAACACAAGAAAAGATCAACCGGGTTCATGGAAACAGCCTTATGGCATCACCTTTCCCGGTAAACCCGCCGGAAGATTCTCCGACGGCAGAGTTTTCTCCGATTACATTG CCAAGTATTTGGGGTTGAAATCACCAGTGCCATACAACTTGAGAAAAATGATGCCAAATAATTTGAAATATGGAATGAATTTTGCTTATGGTGGCACAGGTGTCTTCAACACAACATCTAAAAATCCAAATATGACAATCCAAATTGATTTCTTTGAAAAACTTATCAAAGAAAATGTGTATACTGCCTCTGATCTCAGCAACTCCATTGCATATGTCTCTGTTGCTGGAAATGACTACAATTATTACCTTACCATAAATGGCTCTATCcag ggttttccaTCATACATTGCCTCAGTGATTAATCAAACTACCAAAGACCTAATCCGAATCAAGAACTTGGGAGTGAAAAAAGTTGCAATTGGTGGCCTACAACCACTTGGATGCCTCCCTCTAATCACATCAACATCTTCATTCCAAAAATGCAATGAAACCTTCAACAACCTTGTTGCTATCCACAACAACCTCTTGAACCAATCCATAACCAAATTGAAACAAAGTTACAAGGGTGGTTTCTTAATCATTGACCTCTTTGACTCTTTTACCTCAGTCCTTAACCACCCTAAAACCTACAACCTTCACAATGAGTTAATCCCATGTTGTTTAGGAACAAGCCAAGGTTTTACTTGTGGAGATGTTGATAACAACAATGTGAAGAAGTATAAGGTTtgtgaaaaccctaaaacagcTTTCTTTTGGGACCTTTTTCACCCTACACAAGCTGGTTGGCATGCGGTTTATAACAAGTTACAAAACATGAATGCTCTTTCTCAACTTCGGAACTAG
- the LOC107476209 gene encoding cytochrome P450 94C1-like yields MELEHVIPTSSLLHLLFKNDASFGSSLILPLMVIMIMIMIITIIIIVSFGSPFKIVIKKKNKNNIFCNCETCQAYLTSSWSKDFENLCDWHSHLLKNSPTRTIHIHVLRNTITANSDNVEYMLKTRFENYPKGKAFSMILGDFLGKGIFNVDGELWRFQKKMASMELNKVSIKSFAFEIVNYEIQQRLVPLLLSSRKYQVDLQDVFRRFSFDSICRFSFGLDPKCLEQSLPMSDFALSFDKASRLSAERAMAVSPFIWKVKRLFNMGSERELRESLGVINMLAKEVINQKRKMGFSEHKDLLSRFMSNVEDETCLRDIVISFLLAGRDTVASALTSFFWLLAKHPQVELEILLEADKVIGANKELTSFEQLRKLHYLQAAVYESMRLYPPVQFDSKFCVEDDVLPDGTKVKSGTRVTYHPYAMGRLEELWGQDCMEFRPQRWLKGGVFHHENPFKYPVFQAGLRVCMGKEMALMEIKCVTLPLIRRFHFQLVPPVLHHATPIFSPGLTATFRCGLPVIVNQRKTQSS; encoded by the exons ATGGAACTTGAACATGTAATACCTACCTCTTCATTGTTGCATCTACTCTTCAAGAATGATGCCTCTTTTGGTTCTTCTCTTATTCTTCCACTCATGGTCATCATGATCATGATCATGATCATCACAATCATAATAATTGTTTCCTTTGGATCCCCTTTCAAAATAGTtatcaagaaaaaaaacaagaataaCATCTTTTGCAATTGTGAAACTTGCCAAGCCTATCTCACTTCAAGTTGGtccaaagattttgaaaatctttgtgATTGGCACTCTCATCTTCTCAAGAACTCACCAACAAGAACCATCCACATACATGTTCTTAGGAACACCATAACCGCGAATTCGGACAACGTTGAGTACATGCTCAAGACAAGGTTTGAGAATTACCCTAAAGGGAAAGCCTTCTCAATGATCTTGGGTGATTTCTTAGGTAAAGGAATCTTCAATGTTGATGGTGAATTATGGAGGTTCCAAAAGAAGATGGCAAGCATGGAGCTCAACAAAGTTTCCATAAAATCCTTTGCCTTTGAGATTGTCAACTATGAAATCCAACAAAGACTTGTCCCTCTTTTATTATCCTCGAGAAAATATCAAGTCGATTTGCAAGATGTATTCAGAAGATTCTCCTTCGATAGCATATGTAGATTTTCGTTCGGGTTAGACCCTAAATGTTTAGAACAATCTTTGCCCATGTCTGATTTCGCCTTGTCTTTTGATAAGGCGTCTAGACTGTCGGCCGAGAGGGCGATGGCTGTGTCGCCTTTCATATGGAAGGTGAAGAGACTCTTCAACATGGGAAGTGAGAGGGAGCTAAGAGAATCTCTTGGAGTGATAAACATGTTGGCAAAAGAGGTCATAAAtcaaaaaaggaaaatggggTTTTCCGAACACAAGGATTTGTTGTCAAGATTCATGAGCAATGTTGAAGATGAGACATGTTTGAGAGACATTGTAATAAGTTTCTTATTGGCTGGTCGTGACACCGTGGCTTCTGccctcacaagcttcttttggTTGCTTGCAAAACACCCTCAAGTGGAGTTAGAGATTCTCCTTGAAGCAGATAAG GTAATTGGAGCAAACAAGGAGCTTACAAGCTTTGAACAGCTTCGGAAATTACACTATTTGCAAGCAGCAGTGTATGAGAGTATGAGATTGTATCCACCAGTTCAATTTGATTCCAAATTTTGTGTAGAAGATGATGTGTTACCTGATGGGACAAAAGTCAAGAGTGGAACTAGGGTTACCTACCATCCCTATGCGATGGGAAGATTGGAAGAGTTATGGGGCCAAGATTGCATGGAGTTTAGGCCTCAAAGGTGGTTAAAGGGTGGTGTTTTCCACCATGAGAATCCATTCAAGTACCCGGTTTTTCAAGCTGGATTAAGGGTTTGTATGGGAAAAGAAATGGCCCTAATGGAGATTAAGTGTGTGACACTCCCTTTGATTAGAAGATTTCATTTCCAATTGGTTCCACCTGTTCTTCATCATGCTACCCCAATATTCTCTCCTGGCCTCACTGCCACTTTTAGATGTGGCCTTCCGGTAATtgtcaatcaaagaaaaacccAATCTTCTTAG